One genomic window of Solanum dulcamara chromosome 10, daSolDulc1.2, whole genome shotgun sequence includes the following:
- the LOC129871598 gene encoding CASP-like protein 2D1, producing MISLLKKTKMGFLGHDASNLKALDCTLRLFVIPLSIASIWLAVTNQQNNSSYGKLEFTNFTGLKYMVGISAVSGGYALFSAISLWVRGLVTKAWLFFVSDQLVAYLMVTSLAAIWEILYLAYNGDQKVSWSEACTSFGKFCSRLKLVLVLHAITLCCFLPLALISAYRVFSRFQPPSKDNEEEKEIH from the exons ATGATTTCTCTTCTGAAAAAG ACCAAAATGGGATTTCTTGGACATGATGCATCAAATCTTAAAGCCCTCGATTGTACACTAAGGTTATTTGTCATTCCCTTGTCTATTGCCTCCATATGGCTTGCTGTCACCAATCAACAGAATAATAGCAGTTATGGGAAGCTAGAATTCACCAATTTCACAGGACTCAA GTACATGGTTGGGATTAGTGCTGTATCAGGTGGATATGCTCTGTTTTCCGCTATATCTTTGTGGGTCAGGGGTTTAGTGACTAAAGCATGGTTGTTCTTTGTTTCTGACCAG CTTGTAGCATACTTAATGGTCACATCATTGGCTGCAATTTGGGAAATTCTTTACTTAGCCTACAACGGTGACCAAAAAGTGTCATGGAGTGAAGCCTGCACTTCTTTTGGAAAATTCTGCAGTAGATTGAAGCTGGTTTTGGTTCTTCATGCCATCACCCTTTGTTGTTTCCTTCCATTAGCTCTCATTTCAGCTTACAGGGTCTTCAGCAGATTTCAGCCTCCTAGTAAagacaatgaagaagaaaaagaaatccaCTAA